One part of the Humulus lupulus chromosome 9, drHumLupu1.1, whole genome shotgun sequence genome encodes these proteins:
- the LOC133799540 gene encoding uncharacterized protein LOC133799540, which yields MVRTCGASSKKIPASQFRKVPSPSPPPSVPTAPPSIPAPASSIGKTCKSKARKKVFSLSHEHPMVFPDIIADIVDVAPPSEVVVPSRAKNPSPLPTDSSLTARAKSKYVSSSSKVAAAGLLKLPLKPSQSTKKFVAPKRKLGLDTSSSPLTAAKKRLKAHPPSLSSSESDPEEEKSESEATRDTTLSDETVPDNAESEAESDEPEKEDIVPSEQEVESDSEPIATPFFVDGIVKEFYANLTNEVIEPKSSLYNKVFVRGHWFSFPPQDIAHALHLPLDVEDDDDLVSLDKDAVITELVGQKMVWPSNTVISVSNLTYTYAVLHKFATTNWKPTSHTATISFDMASFLYKVGTDIGINLAMVIHDQIIGFQKGNRKNLNLPFPQVIYKVLSMQKIDLQRDQEDLVAPTTAASYKASAPPTDATDAPSTKKVKPQSLKFSSDDIPHASSSVATDSGLVATEIAAVRASVDSLTARVMSIEGLQRYVLQAVQLCPKIQSLVLFQSLSIKH from the exons ATGGTGAGAACTTGTGGTGCTTCATCTAAGAAGATCCCTGCTTCTCAATTCAGGAAGGTGCCCTCTCCATCGCCACCTCCATCTGTGCCAACGGCGCCTCCATCTATTCCAGCACCTGCCTCATCTATTGGAAAGACTTGCAAATCCAAGGCGCGCAAGAAGGTATTCTCCCTCTCTCATGAACACCCCATGGTGTTTCCAGATATCATAGCTGACATTGTTGATGTTGCACCACCATCTGAAGTGGTGGTGCCCTCTCGAGCCAAGAACCCATCTCCTCTTCCGACTGATTCGTCTCTGACGGCTAGGGCAAAATCAAAATATGTTTCATCTTCTTCCAAAGTTGCTGCTGCTGGGTTACTCAAACTGCCCTTGAAGCCGAGCCAGTCCACGAAAAAATTTGTGGCTCCCAAAAGGAAATTGGGGTTGGACACGTCTTCTTCCCCCTTGACTGCTGCCAAGAAAAGATTGAAGGCTCATCCCCCTTCTCTATCTTCCTCTGAATCTGACCCTGAGGAAGAAAAGTCTGAATCTGAAGCAACCCGTGATACCACCTTATCTGATGAAACGGTTCCTGACAATGCAGaatcagaggctgagtctgatgAGCCAGAAAAAGAAGACATTGTCCCCTCTGAACAAGAAGTCGAATCTGACTCAGAACCAATTGCAACTCCTTT TTTTGTGGATGGAATagtcaaggaattctatgccaatcttACTAATGAAGTTATTGAACCTAAATCTTCTCTGTATAATAAAGTGTTTGTTAGGGGCCATTGGTTCTCTTTTCCCCCTCAAGACATTGCCCATGCTTTGCATCTTCCTCTTGATGTCGAAGATGATGATGATCTTGTCTCTCTTGACAAAGATGCGGTTATCACTGAATTAGTAGGGCAAAAAATGGTATGGCCATCTAATACAGTCATCTCGGTCTCTAATCTCACCTACACTTATGCTGTCCTCCATAAGTTTGCCACAACGAATTGGAAGCCAACTTCTCACACCGCCACTATCTCATTTGACATGGCCTCATTTTTATACAAGGTGGGGACCGATATTGGTATAAATTTGGCTATGGTTATTCATGATCAAATCATTGGGTTTCAAAAAGGTAATAGGAAAAACTTGAATCTTCCTTTTCCTCAAGTTATTTACAAAGTGTTGAGTATGCAGAAAATAGATCTCCAACGTGATCAAGAAGACTTGGTGGCTCCCACTACTGCTGCTTCCTACAAGGCCTCTGCTCCTCCTACTGACGCCACTGATGCTCCATCAACCAAGAAAGTCAAGCCCCAATCTCTGAAGTTTTCCTCGGATGACATTCCTCATGCCTCCTCCTCTGTTGCCACAGATTCAGGACTTGTTGCAACAGAAATAGCTGCTGTTCGAGCCTCTGTTGATTCTTTGACTGCTCGAGTGATGTCAATTGAAGGACTGCAACGTTATGTGTTGCAGGCTGTTcaactctgtccaaagatccAGTCTTTAGTTTTATTTCAGTCTTTGTCTATTAAACATTAA